One genomic region from Athalia rosae chromosome 3, iyAthRosa1.1, whole genome shotgun sequence encodes:
- the LOC105686535 gene encoding calcium channel flower isoform X2 has protein sequence MSFGEKIASIMERPGQDPVAKDDVAWWMKYAGRGLGTVGGLIAILLGAWCSVDILWGDVASLIAGIWQMVAGFLVIMVEAPCCCVFIDFVQNISDLADRRPYWNRAAVYCLIALPAVILSHGIDTIFGSGLIFGTGVIYGLMSLGKKGSRPDLAGMTSPGVSSPQGPPPLSTDHHTTLMEDPDVWRPT, from the exons ATG TCTTTCGGTGAGAAAATAGCGTCAATCATGGAACGACCTGGTCAGGATCCAGTGGCCAAAGACGACGTAGCTTGGTGGATGAAATATGCTGGTCGAGGTTTAGGGACTGTTGGTGGTTTAA TTGCCATACTCCTTGGAGCATGGTGTTCCGTTGATATTCTTTGGGGTGACGTTGCTTCCTTGATTGCCGGTATATGGCAGATGGTTGCTGGTTTTCTTGTCATAATGGTCGAGGCACCCTGCTGCTGTGTTTTTATTGACTTTGTACAAAATATAAGCGATTTGGCGGACAGAAGACCTTATTGGAACAGAGCTGCTGTTTACTGTTT aATCGCACTACCAGCCGTTATTCTGTCTCATGGTATTGACACGATATTTGGCAGCGGACTCATATTTGGAACTGGAGTTATATATGGTCTGATGTCCCTTGGGAAGAA AGGGTCAAGACCTGACTTGGCGGGAATGACTTCTCCTGGGGTGAGTTCTCCACAGGGCCCTCCACCTCTGTCGACAGATCATCATACCACCCTTATGGAAGATCCTGATGTCTGGAGACCAACATAA
- the LOC105686534 gene encoding uncharacterized protein LOC105686534 isoform X1: protein MPVITDNIKLPCYDAHKDIEVRDLLQKKEFSLNAVNNYGDSLLHVSAAKGYTESVKTILEQNKNCNIDRKNKFGWTALMQAIRGNSPQTVKVLIEHGADVTHRTYLGTSALTIAASISQEMFEIIHKTCPIALKNSVHDDISPLCIAAMKNDKELFFKLINFGLDLKDESKLFFGLLFDIRHYYLCELFSGVYTHLAMQQSIIPEIQILAQPELNVHDYWSDESDNIKICEKRQCKYENLKNSPSQMVMQNEKTRVAMPTIHVHSPIEVNKESRSVLRKDEKTKLQNPNVLHVEESAPKNNSCISPNLIYNSESWMAKSPNLCYSPNYIFPSSPMTQKFIYLKQQNRNNVFVFDKIEDPLPGSPSLITRSENIHLIDPKFYDQSSYYNTTLTFEPEFSPPRSPHLPPDFQEEDVCGENTPTPPHYKTPPRGMVLNSEQAKLVIILKQFDLAHLISTFLAQEVDMTLFLTLTDQDLREIGIANEHDRELLLEVIDAYRKNQ, encoded by the exons ATGCCAGTAATTACTGATAACATTAAACTACCTTGCTACGATGCGCACAAAGATATAGAGGTCCGTGACTTATTACAGAAAAAAG aattttctctAAATGCAGTGAACAACTATGGAGATAGTCTCTTACATGTCAGTGCAGCAAAAGGATACACTGAATCGGTGAAAACAATTTTAgaacagaataaaaattgtaacattgataggaaaaataaatttggctGGACTGCTCTGATGCAAGCCATTCGTGGTAATAGTCCTCAAACTGTCAAAGTACTTATAGAACATGGAGCTGACGTAACCCACAGAACTTATTTGG GTACATCTGCTTTGACCATAGCAGCAAGTATAAGTCAGGAgatgtttgaaattattcacaaaACTTGTCCTATAGCACTGAAAAATTCGGTTCATGATGATATCTCTCCACTGTGCATTGCTGccatgaaaaatgataaagaattgttttttaaGCTGATAAACTTTGGGTTAGATTTGAAGGATGAAAGTAAGTTATTTTTTGGACTACTATTCGATATACGTCATTATTATCTGTGTGAATTATTCTCAGGTGTGTACACTCATTTGGCTATGCAGCAGTCAATTATtccagaaattcaaattttggctCAACCAGAACTAAATGTTCATGATTATTGGAGTGATGAATCAGACAATattaaaatttgtgaaaaaagacAGTGCAAATATGAAAACCTTAAAAATTCACCTAGCCAAATGGTTAtgcaaaatgagaaaacaaggGTCGCTATGCCTACGATCCATGTCCACTCTCCAATAGAGGTAAACAAAGAGTCAAGATCAGTACTtcgaaaggatgaaaaaacgaaattgcaAAACCCCAATGTTCTCCATGTAGAAGAGTCTGCTCCCAAAAATAATTCCTGTATCTCCCCGAATCTGATTTATAATTCAGAATCATGGATGGCAAAATCGCCAAATTTATGTTATTCTCCAAATTACATTTTTCCATCCAGTCCTATGACccaaaaatttatctaccTAAAACAACAAAACCGAAACAATGTTTTTGTATTCGATAAAATAGAGGACCCCTTGCCAGGGAGTCCCTCACTAATTACAAGGAGTGAAAATATCCACCTAATTGATCCAAAGTTTTATGATCAATCAAGCTATTACAATACCACTCTGACATTTGAACCTGAGTTCAGTCCTCCTCGATCTCCCCATCTACCGCCCGATTTTCAAGAGGAAGATGTATGCGGAGAGAACACACCTACACCCCCACATTATAAAACACCGCCACGAGGGATGGTGCTCAACTCTGAACAGGCCAAGCTCGTCATAATACTAAAACAATTTGACCTAGCCCATCTTATCTCGACATTCTTAGCCCAAGAA GTTGACATGACTTTGTTTTTAACCTTGACTGACCAGGATTTGAGGGAGATTGGAATAGCCAACGAACACGACAGAGAATTGCTTTTGGAAGTAATAGACGCatatagaaaaaatcaatga
- the LOC125500162 gene encoding uncharacterized protein LOC125500162 isoform X1 yields the protein MLIDGYFEKFLFCETSFTLAFHFETTGNCYYSSSFDLSGRRKIEFLISRHSVIEMRRSSSTMKNPAPRELRLIELVKQNPVLYDTEHPFTGDTPHKNMLWKSIAEELNTPANVLKKQWNKLSSGYMKKRRDIVEGKNVKTDLVYDQALSFLAKKSGILKRAKSCGEIPAVVEREDHDSIGGSSSHLSVVSEDSKCSKTRAETHHEIGGAVPLGSTPQNAPEIFPATSTSRVLRPRRSEPLRIVSANNTKRVGTPKQASPIVAVPVPVPASARRKRTKGSYCGHSQDDATLAFFESMALTVAMFPQHLQASIKMRICNVVTETEFELCSPKMR from the exons ATGTTAATTGatggatattttgaaaaatttttattctgcgAAACCAGTTTTACTTTGGCATTTCATTTTGAAACTACAGGTAATTGTTATTACAGCTCTTCATTTGATTTGtcggggagaagaaaaattgaattccttATCAGTCGACATTCAGTTATCG AAATGCGAAGGTCTAgttcgacgatgaaaaatccagCTCCGAGAGAACTCCGGTTAATTGAACTTGTTAAACAAAATCCTGTATTATACGACACAGAACATCCTTTCACTGGGGATACACCGCATAAAAATATGCTCTGGAAAAGTATCGCCGAGGAACTTAATACTCCGG cgaatgtattgaaaaaacaatggaACAAGTTGAGCTCCGGTTACATGAAAAAACGCAGGGATATcgtggaaggaaaaaacgTAAAGACAGATCTCGTATACGACCAAGCGTTATCCTTCTTGGCGAA GAAATCAGGGATCCTGAAACGCGCTAAAAGCTGCGGAGAGATACCTGCGGTCGTTGAACGAGAGGATCATGATTCAATCGGAGGATCATCTTCCCATTTATCCGTCGTATCTGAAGATTCGAAATGCTCAAAAACCAGGGCGGAAACCCACCACGAAATCGGTGGCGCCGTTCCTTTAGGATCAACGCCCCAAAATgctccggaaatttttcctgCCACCTCAACTTCTCGGGTTCTTCGCCCCAGAAGATCGGAACCCCTGCGTATCGTCTCTGCAAATAATACGAAAAGAGTCGGGACTCCAAAACAGGCATCCCCGATTGTAGCGGTTCCAGTTCCAGTTCCAGCTTCTGCAAGACGAAAGAGGACCAAGGGATCCTACTGCGGTCATTCCCAGGACGACGCTACCTTAGCTTTTTTCGAAAGCATGGCTCTCACCGTAGCCATGTTTCCTCAGCATCTTCAAGCCTCGATTAAAATGCGAATTTGTAACGTCGTGACCGAGACGGAATTCGAGTTATGCTCACCAAAAATGCGTtag
- the LOC105686233 gene encoding phosrestin-2: MVVNFKVYKKCSPNGKIAIYLGRRDFVDYLSGVESIDGVVLLDKDYVESGRKIWGQVVCSFRYGREEDEVMGLNFQKDLFLASEQLHPATKKMEAGVTKLQERLLKKLGPCAFPFTFTLPQGAPSSVTLQPGPEEAGEPCGVSYYVKIFSGDTETDNAHKRSTVSLGIRKIQFAPTKQGRQPCTVVRKDFLLSPGELELEVTLDKQLYHHGEKIMVNISVRNQSNKVVKKMKALVQQGIDVVIFQNGQFRTVIDAVETQDGCPINPGSTLQKVIYLKPTLESNKNRRGIALDGHLKRDEENLASSTLLTSPDVRDSFGIVVSYAVKVKLYLGALGGELSAELPFILMHPKPSERIKVMTAESVAIEEENVPEDRAADTEDMKS; the protein is encoded by the coding sequence atGGTTGTAAATTTCAAGGTGTACAAAAAGTGTTCGCCGAATGGTAAAATCGCTATTTATCTCGGGCGGCGGGATTTCGTCGATTATTTATCAGGAGTTGAATCGATCGACGGCGTAGTCCTTCTGGACAAGGACTACGTGGAgtcgggaagaaaaatttggggCCAAGTTGTGTGCAGCTTTCGTTACGGGCGAGAAGAGGACGAAGTTATGggactgaattttcaaaaggaTCTTTTTCTGGCATCCGAACAGCTTCATCCGGCAACCAAGAAGATGGAAGCCGGTGTAACGAAACTGCAGGAAcgtcttttgaaaaaattgggacCCTGCGCGTTCCCTTTCACCTTTACACTCCCTCAGGGCGCCCCATCGAGCGTGACGCTTCAACCTGGACCCGAAGAAGCTGGAGAACCGTGCGGCGTTTCTTATTAcgttaaaatattttcgggAGACACTGAGACTGACAACGCTCACAAAAGGAGCACGGTATCCCTCGGTATTCGTAAGATACAATTCGCCCCAACTAAACAGGGAAGACAGCCTTGCACCGTAGTTAGGAAGGACTTTTTACTAAGCCCGGGGGAACTTGAATTGGAAGTTACGCTCGACAAACAGCTTTATCATCACGGCGAAAAGATAATGGTGAATATAAGCGTCAGAAATCAGAGTAATAAAGTTGTTAAGAAGATGAAGGCGCTCGTACAACAGGGAATAGACGTTGTTATATTCCAAAATGGCCAATTTCGAACAGTTATCGATGCCGTTGAGACGCAGGATGGGTGCCCGATAAACCCTGGTTCGACACTGCAGAAGGTCATTTACTTGAAACCCACCTTGGAGAGTAACAAAAATCGTCGCGGTATCGCCTTGGACGGTCATCTCAAAAGAGATGAAGAGAATTTGGCCTCGAGCACGCTCCTCACATCTCCCGACGTTCGCGACTCATTTGGAATTGTCGTTTCTTACGCAGTTAAGGTAAAACTCTACCTGGGAGCCCTCGGTGGTGAACTTTCCGCCGAATTACCCTTCATTCTAATGCACCCGAAACCCTCCGAGAGGATCAAGGTCATGACCGCCGAAAGCGTCGccatcgaagaagaaaatgtacCGGAAGATCGAGCCGCCGATACCGAAGATATGAAAAGCTAG
- the LOC105686534 gene encoding protein phosphatase 1 regulatory subunit 12B-like isoform X2, with amino-acid sequence MPVITDNIKLPCYDAHKDIEVRDLLQKKEFSLNAVNNYGDSLLHVSAAKGYTESVKTILEQNKNCNIDRKNKFGWTALMQAIRGNSPQTVKVLIEHGADVTHRTYLGTSALTIAASISQEMFEIIHKTCPIALKNSVHDDISPLCIAAMKNDKELFFKLINFGLDLKDESVYTHLAMQQSIIPEIQILAQPELNVHDYWSDESDNIKICEKRQCKYENLKNSPSQMVMQNEKTRVAMPTIHVHSPIEVNKESRSVLRKDEKTKLQNPNVLHVEESAPKNNSCISPNLIYNSESWMAKSPNLCYSPNYIFPSSPMTQKFIYLKQQNRNNVFVFDKIEDPLPGSPSLITRSENIHLIDPKFYDQSSYYNTTLTFEPEFSPPRSPHLPPDFQEEDVCGENTPTPPHYKTPPRGMVLNSEQAKLVIILKQFDLAHLISTFLAQEVDMTLFLTLTDQDLREIGIANEHDRELLLEVIDAYRKNQ; translated from the exons ATGCCAGTAATTACTGATAACATTAAACTACCTTGCTACGATGCGCACAAAGATATAGAGGTCCGTGACTTATTACAGAAAAAAG aattttctctAAATGCAGTGAACAACTATGGAGATAGTCTCTTACATGTCAGTGCAGCAAAAGGATACACTGAATCGGTGAAAACAATTTTAgaacagaataaaaattgtaacattgataggaaaaataaatttggctGGACTGCTCTGATGCAAGCCATTCGTGGTAATAGTCCTCAAACTGTCAAAGTACTTATAGAACATGGAGCTGACGTAACCCACAGAACTTATTTGG GTACATCTGCTTTGACCATAGCAGCAAGTATAAGTCAGGAgatgtttgaaattattcacaaaACTTGTCCTATAGCACTGAAAAATTCGGTTCATGATGATATCTCTCCACTGTGCATTGCTGccatgaaaaatgataaagaattgttttttaaGCTGATAAACTTTGGGTTAGATTTGAAGGATGAAA GTGTGTACACTCATTTGGCTATGCAGCAGTCAATTATtccagaaattcaaattttggctCAACCAGAACTAAATGTTCATGATTATTGGAGTGATGAATCAGACAATattaaaatttgtgaaaaaagacAGTGCAAATATGAAAACCTTAAAAATTCACCTAGCCAAATGGTTAtgcaaaatgagaaaacaaggGTCGCTATGCCTACGATCCATGTCCACTCTCCAATAGAGGTAAACAAAGAGTCAAGATCAGTACTtcgaaaggatgaaaaaacgaaattgcaAAACCCCAATGTTCTCCATGTAGAAGAGTCTGCTCCCAAAAATAATTCCTGTATCTCCCCGAATCTGATTTATAATTCAGAATCATGGATGGCAAAATCGCCAAATTTATGTTATTCTCCAAATTACATTTTTCCATCCAGTCCTATGACccaaaaatttatctaccTAAAACAACAAAACCGAAACAATGTTTTTGTATTCGATAAAATAGAGGACCCCTTGCCAGGGAGTCCCTCACTAATTACAAGGAGTGAAAATATCCACCTAATTGATCCAAAGTTTTATGATCAATCAAGCTATTACAATACCACTCTGACATTTGAACCTGAGTTCAGTCCTCCTCGATCTCCCCATCTACCGCCCGATTTTCAAGAGGAAGATGTATGCGGAGAGAACACACCTACACCCCCACATTATAAAACACCGCCACGAGGGATGGTGCTCAACTCTGAACAGGCCAAGCTCGTCATAATACTAAAACAATTTGACCTAGCCCATCTTATCTCGACATTCTTAGCCCAAGAA GTTGACATGACTTTGTTTTTAACCTTGACTGACCAGGATTTGAGGGAGATTGGAATAGCCAACGAACACGACAGAGAATTGCTTTTGGAAGTAATAGACGCatatagaaaaaatcaatga
- the LOC105686535 gene encoding calcium channel flower isoform X1 produces MSFGEKIASIMERPGQDPVAKDDVAWWMKYAGRGLGTVGGLIAILLGAWCSVDILWGDVASLIAGIWQMVAGFLVIMVEAPCCCVFIDFVQNISDLADRRPYWNRAAVYCLIALPAVILSHGIDTIFGSGLIFGTGVIYGLMSLGKKASADEMRMAAATDTRVTSSNMRSTLVENVQPIGVSIPPDSNV; encoded by the exons ATG TCTTTCGGTGAGAAAATAGCGTCAATCATGGAACGACCTGGTCAGGATCCAGTGGCCAAAGACGACGTAGCTTGGTGGATGAAATATGCTGGTCGAGGTTTAGGGACTGTTGGTGGTTTAA TTGCCATACTCCTTGGAGCATGGTGTTCCGTTGATATTCTTTGGGGTGACGTTGCTTCCTTGATTGCCGGTATATGGCAGATGGTTGCTGGTTTTCTTGTCATAATGGTCGAGGCACCCTGCTGCTGTGTTTTTATTGACTTTGTACAAAATATAAGCGATTTGGCGGACAGAAGACCTTATTGGAACAGAGCTGCTGTTTACTGTTT aATCGCACTACCAGCCGTTATTCTGTCTCATGGTATTGACACGATATTTGGCAGCGGACTCATATTTGGAACTGGAGTTATATATGGTCTGATGTCCCTTGGGAAGAA GGCTTCGGCAGATGAAATGAGAATGGCAGCAGCTACGGACACGCGAGTAACGTCCTCAAACATGAGATCCACACTTGTTGAAAATGTGCAACCTATTGGAGTCAGCATACCACCTGATAGCAATGTCTGA
- the LOC105686534 gene encoding uncharacterized protein LOC105686534 isoform X3, with amino-acid sequence MPVITDNIKLPCYDAHKDIEVRDLLQKKEFSLNAVNNYGDSLLHVSAAKGYTESVKTILEQNKNCNIDRKNKFGWTALMQAIRGTSALTIAASISQEMFEIIHKTCPIALKNSVHDDISPLCIAAMKNDKELFFKLINFGLDLKDESKLFFGLLFDIRHYYLCELFSGVYTHLAMQQSIIPEIQILAQPELNVHDYWSDESDNIKICEKRQCKYENLKNSPSQMVMQNEKTRVAMPTIHVHSPIEVNKESRSVLRKDEKTKLQNPNVLHVEESAPKNNSCISPNLIYNSESWMAKSPNLCYSPNYIFPSSPMTQKFIYLKQQNRNNVFVFDKIEDPLPGSPSLITRSENIHLIDPKFYDQSSYYNTTLTFEPEFSPPRSPHLPPDFQEEDVCGENTPTPPHYKTPPRGMVLNSEQAKLVIILKQFDLAHLISTFLAQEVDMTLFLTLTDQDLREIGIANEHDRELLLEVIDAYRKNQ; translated from the exons ATGCCAGTAATTACTGATAACATTAAACTACCTTGCTACGATGCGCACAAAGATATAGAGGTCCGTGACTTATTACAGAAAAAAG aattttctctAAATGCAGTGAACAACTATGGAGATAGTCTCTTACATGTCAGTGCAGCAAAAGGATACACTGAATCGGTGAAAACAATTTTAgaacagaataaaaattgtaacattgataggaaaaataaatttggctGGACTGCTCTGATGCAAGCCATTCGTG GTACATCTGCTTTGACCATAGCAGCAAGTATAAGTCAGGAgatgtttgaaattattcacaaaACTTGTCCTATAGCACTGAAAAATTCGGTTCATGATGATATCTCTCCACTGTGCATTGCTGccatgaaaaatgataaagaattgttttttaaGCTGATAAACTTTGGGTTAGATTTGAAGGATGAAAGTAAGTTATTTTTTGGACTACTATTCGATATACGTCATTATTATCTGTGTGAATTATTCTCAGGTGTGTACACTCATTTGGCTATGCAGCAGTCAATTATtccagaaattcaaattttggctCAACCAGAACTAAATGTTCATGATTATTGGAGTGATGAATCAGACAATattaaaatttgtgaaaaaagacAGTGCAAATATGAAAACCTTAAAAATTCACCTAGCCAAATGGTTAtgcaaaatgagaaaacaaggGTCGCTATGCCTACGATCCATGTCCACTCTCCAATAGAGGTAAACAAAGAGTCAAGATCAGTACTtcgaaaggatgaaaaaacgaaattgcaAAACCCCAATGTTCTCCATGTAGAAGAGTCTGCTCCCAAAAATAATTCCTGTATCTCCCCGAATCTGATTTATAATTCAGAATCATGGATGGCAAAATCGCCAAATTTATGTTATTCTCCAAATTACATTTTTCCATCCAGTCCTATGACccaaaaatttatctaccTAAAACAACAAAACCGAAACAATGTTTTTGTATTCGATAAAATAGAGGACCCCTTGCCAGGGAGTCCCTCACTAATTACAAGGAGTGAAAATATCCACCTAATTGATCCAAAGTTTTATGATCAATCAAGCTATTACAATACCACTCTGACATTTGAACCTGAGTTCAGTCCTCCTCGATCTCCCCATCTACCGCCCGATTTTCAAGAGGAAGATGTATGCGGAGAGAACACACCTACACCCCCACATTATAAAACACCGCCACGAGGGATGGTGCTCAACTCTGAACAGGCCAAGCTCGTCATAATACTAAAACAATTTGACCTAGCCCATCTTATCTCGACATTCTTAGCCCAAGAA GTTGACATGACTTTGTTTTTAACCTTGACTGACCAGGATTTGAGGGAGATTGGAATAGCCAACGAACACGACAGAGAATTGCTTTTGGAAGTAATAGACGCatatagaaaaaatcaatga
- the LOC105686534 gene encoding uncharacterized protein LOC105686534 isoform X4, translating to MQAIRGNSPQTVKVLIEHGADVTHRTYLGTSALTIAASISQEMFEIIHKTCPIALKNSVHDDISPLCIAAMKNDKELFFKLINFGLDLKDESKLFFGLLFDIRHYYLCELFSGVYTHLAMQQSIIPEIQILAQPELNVHDYWSDESDNIKICEKRQCKYENLKNSPSQMVMQNEKTRVAMPTIHVHSPIEVNKESRSVLRKDEKTKLQNPNVLHVEESAPKNNSCISPNLIYNSESWMAKSPNLCYSPNYIFPSSPMTQKFIYLKQQNRNNVFVFDKIEDPLPGSPSLITRSENIHLIDPKFYDQSSYYNTTLTFEPEFSPPRSPHLPPDFQEEDVCGENTPTPPHYKTPPRGMVLNSEQAKLVIILKQFDLAHLISTFLAQEVDMTLFLTLTDQDLREIGIANEHDRELLLEVIDAYRKNQ from the exons ATGCAAGCCATTCGTGGTAATAGTCCTCAAACTGTCAAAGTACTTATAGAACATGGAGCTGACGTAACCCACAGAACTTATTTGG GTACATCTGCTTTGACCATAGCAGCAAGTATAAGTCAGGAgatgtttgaaattattcacaaaACTTGTCCTATAGCACTGAAAAATTCGGTTCATGATGATATCTCTCCACTGTGCATTGCTGccatgaaaaatgataaagaattgttttttaaGCTGATAAACTTTGGGTTAGATTTGAAGGATGAAAGTAAGTTATTTTTTGGACTACTATTCGATATACGTCATTATTATCTGTGTGAATTATTCTCAGGTGTGTACACTCATTTGGCTATGCAGCAGTCAATTATtccagaaattcaaattttggctCAACCAGAACTAAATGTTCATGATTATTGGAGTGATGAATCAGACAATattaaaatttgtgaaaaaagacAGTGCAAATATGAAAACCTTAAAAATTCACCTAGCCAAATGGTTAtgcaaaatgagaaaacaaggGTCGCTATGCCTACGATCCATGTCCACTCTCCAATAGAGGTAAACAAAGAGTCAAGATCAGTACTtcgaaaggatgaaaaaacgaaattgcaAAACCCCAATGTTCTCCATGTAGAAGAGTCTGCTCCCAAAAATAATTCCTGTATCTCCCCGAATCTGATTTATAATTCAGAATCATGGATGGCAAAATCGCCAAATTTATGTTATTCTCCAAATTACATTTTTCCATCCAGTCCTATGACccaaaaatttatctaccTAAAACAACAAAACCGAAACAATGTTTTTGTATTCGATAAAATAGAGGACCCCTTGCCAGGGAGTCCCTCACTAATTACAAGGAGTGAAAATATCCACCTAATTGATCCAAAGTTTTATGATCAATCAAGCTATTACAATACCACTCTGACATTTGAACCTGAGTTCAGTCCTCCTCGATCTCCCCATCTACCGCCCGATTTTCAAGAGGAAGATGTATGCGGAGAGAACACACCTACACCCCCACATTATAAAACACCGCCACGAGGGATGGTGCTCAACTCTGAACAGGCCAAGCTCGTCATAATACTAAAACAATTTGACCTAGCCCATCTTATCTCGACATTCTTAGCCCAAGAA GTTGACATGACTTTGTTTTTAACCTTGACTGACCAGGATTTGAGGGAGATTGGAATAGCCAACGAACACGACAGAGAATTGCTTTTGGAAGTAATAGACGCatatagaaaaaatcaatga
- the LOC125500162 gene encoding uncharacterized protein LOC125500162 isoform X2 codes for MRRSSSTMKNPAPRELRLIELVKQNPVLYDTEHPFTGDTPHKNMLWKSIAEELNTPANVLKKQWNKLSSGYMKKRRDIVEGKNVKTDLVYDQALSFLAKKSGILKRAKSCGEIPAVVEREDHDSIGGSSSHLSVVSEDSKCSKTRAETHHEIGGAVPLGSTPQNAPEIFPATSTSRVLRPRRSEPLRIVSANNTKRVGTPKQASPIVAVPVPVPASARRKRTKGSYCGHSQDDATLAFFESMALTVAMFPQHLQASIKMRICNVVTETEFELCSPKMR; via the exons ATGCGAAGGTCTAgttcgacgatgaaaaatccagCTCCGAGAGAACTCCGGTTAATTGAACTTGTTAAACAAAATCCTGTATTATACGACACAGAACATCCTTTCACTGGGGATACACCGCATAAAAATATGCTCTGGAAAAGTATCGCCGAGGAACTTAATACTCCGG cgaatgtattgaaaaaacaatggaACAAGTTGAGCTCCGGTTACATGAAAAAACGCAGGGATATcgtggaaggaaaaaacgTAAAGACAGATCTCGTATACGACCAAGCGTTATCCTTCTTGGCGAA GAAATCAGGGATCCTGAAACGCGCTAAAAGCTGCGGAGAGATACCTGCGGTCGTTGAACGAGAGGATCATGATTCAATCGGAGGATCATCTTCCCATTTATCCGTCGTATCTGAAGATTCGAAATGCTCAAAAACCAGGGCGGAAACCCACCACGAAATCGGTGGCGCCGTTCCTTTAGGATCAACGCCCCAAAATgctccggaaatttttcctgCCACCTCAACTTCTCGGGTTCTTCGCCCCAGAAGATCGGAACCCCTGCGTATCGTCTCTGCAAATAATACGAAAAGAGTCGGGACTCCAAAACAGGCATCCCCGATTGTAGCGGTTCCAGTTCCAGTTCCAGCTTCTGCAAGACGAAAGAGGACCAAGGGATCCTACTGCGGTCATTCCCAGGACGACGCTACCTTAGCTTTTTTCGAAAGCATGGCTCTCACCGTAGCCATGTTTCCTCAGCATCTTCAAGCCTCGATTAAAATGCGAATTTGTAACGTCGTGACCGAGACGGAATTCGAGTTATGCTCACCAAAAATGCGTtag